From the Lathyrus oleraceus cultivar Zhongwan6 chromosome 4, CAAS_Psat_ZW6_1.0, whole genome shotgun sequence genome, one window contains:
- the LOC127074451 gene encoding uncharacterized protein LOC127074451, with translation MELQNTVSVINKDSSSSSVSSNNMGSFPSPGAPYYRERTRRYENNKGWSSERVSKQTSSSSRRHTMSGLTPFSGGRTMPSKWDEAERWICSPVSASYVDSRRNSHTQQQLLQQRRPKSISGPIVPPPGVAFYSNYSPSAQQLRQGFVVRNLMVSSPFSTGVLAPVAVSVRHYEEHDGNEESERSLVPRYDKGTQMSPTETENDVDSSPKSSATSAIDQEDFHYPKLEVRDVEVDSQATVMRGSKRHGVKLNKNDSLHRTELRQNSADAQVSCWDIEESTLDTSKLRREEAKITAWENLQKAKAEAAMRKLEMKLEKKRSSTMDKILKKLRRAQLKAESMRSLVPVQQEHHASKICKVFSFPKYVQIRSLSSCFSSHSQ, from the exons ATGGAACTCCAGAACACAGTGAGTGTCATAAACAAggattcttcttcttcttcagtTTCCTCAAACAATATGGGTTCTTTTCCGAGTCCAGGAGCACCGTATTACAGAGAGAGAACAAGAAGGTATGAGAACAACAAGGGATGGAGCTCAGAGAGAGTATCGAAGCAGACAAGCAGCAGCAGCAGAAGACATACGATGTCTGGTTTAACACCATTCAGTGGTGGAAGAACAATGCCATCAAAATGGGATGAAGCTGAGAGATGGATTTGTAGTCCAGTTTCAGCATCATATGTTGATAGCAGAAGAAATTCACATACACAACAACAACTTCTTCAACAGCGAAGACCTAAGTCAATAAGTGGCCCAATTGTTCCTCCTCCTGGAGTGGCTTTTTACTCGAATTATTCACCGTCTGCTCAACAACTGAGACAAGGTTTTGTTGTGAGGAATTTAATGGTTAGTTCCCCTTTTTCAACAGGAGTGTTGGCACCTGTTGCTGTTTCTGTTCGCCATTATGAGGAACATGATGGAAATGAAGAAAGTGAGAGATCTCTTGTTCCAAGATATGACAAAGGTACTCAAATGAGCCCTACAGAAACAGAGAATGATGTAGATTCATCTCCGAAATCTTCTGCCACTTCGGCCATAGatcaagaagatttccattatCCTAAACTAGAAGTCAGAGATGTGGAGGTTGACAGTCAAGCTACTGTTATGAGGGGATCCAAGAGACATGGAGTCAAATTGAACAAAAATGACTCACTGCATAGAACAGAATTGAGACAGAATAGTGCAGATGCTCAAGTTTCATGTTGGGATATTGAAGAATCAACCTTGGACACTTCCAA GTTACGGAGAGAGGAAGCCAAAATCACTGCTTGGGAGAATTTGCAGAAAGCAAAAGCTGAAGCTGCAATGCGGAAACTCGAG ATGAAATTGGAGAAGAAGAGATCTTCAACGATGGATAAGATTCTAAAAAAACTGAGAAGGGCGCAGTTGAAAGCAGAAAGTATGAGAAGCTTAGTACCTGTACAACAGGAACATCATGCTTCCAAGATTTGCAAAGTATTTTCATTCCCCAAATATGTCCAGATAAGGTCTCTGAGCAGCTGCTTCAGCAGCCATTCTCAGTGA